The Amblyomma americanum isolate KBUSLIRL-KWMA chromosome 3, ASM5285725v1, whole genome shotgun sequence genome window below encodes:
- the LOC144125551 gene encoding cuticle protein 10.9-like: protein MAIKTRPRLAKGQIFLSHPTERTKGSHSTMLCKVVLLCLVAFAAAQVQVQLQEQFPPHPYTFSYDSTGEDGGRLSQQETGDERNGKTGSYSYQTPDGVYRTVNYVADADGFRVSIDTNEPGTKSENPADVQINANPIEVPATAYTFGKSKS from the exons ATGGCTataaaaacgcggccgcggcTTGCAAAAGGCCAGATCTTCCTCTCACATCCGACCGAACGGACCAAGGGATCCCATTCCACGATGCTGTGCAAG GTTGTCCTCCTCTGCCTGGTGGCCTTCGCCGCCGCCCAGGTCCAGGTCCAGCTCCAGGAGCAATTC CCACCCCACCCATACACCTTCAGCTACGACTCCACCGGCGAGGACGGCGGCCGCCTTAGCCAGCAGGAGACCGGCGATGAGAGGAACGGCAAGACCGGCAGCTACAGCTACCAGACCCCAGACGGCGTCTACCGTACTGTCAACTACGTCGCTGACGCCGATGGTTTCCGTGTGTCCATCGACACCAACGAGCCAGGCACCAAGTCTGAGAACCCAGCTGATGTGCAGATCAACGCCAACCCAATTGAGGTCCCAGCCACCGCCTACACCTTCGGCAAGTCCAAGAGCTAG
- the LOC144125552 gene encoding cuticle protein 16.8-like, whose translation MLSKVLLCCLVAYAAGQALPGELPATPYSFSHDNTDEFGTRITREETSDENNNKVGSYSYTDPNGITRTVRYVADADGFRVTVETNEPGTKTSNPADAAFYSNAVEPPPALAAPRPAQTATIVRPAPRPYVVQSAPAVHALHATPVTLHATPFAIHAAPITYGTAHHVTPVTGGGSRIAIARAPLTYTLGRAKS comes from the exons ATGCTCAGCAAG GTGCTTCTGTGCTGCCTGGTGGCCTACGCTGCCGGCCAGGCTCTTCCGGGAGAACTC CCCGCCACGCCATACAGCTTCAGCCACGACAACACGGACGAGTTCGGCACCCGCATCACTCGAGAAGAGACGAGCGACGAAAACAACAACAAGGTCGGCTCCTACAGCTACACCGACCCCAACGGCATCACCCGTACCGTGCGCTACGTAGCCGATGCCGACGGTTTCCGCGTCACTGTGGAGACCAACGAGCCCGGAACCAAGACCTCCAACCCGGCCGACGCTGCGTTCTATTCCAACGCCGTCGAGCCCCCTCCGGCCCTAGCCGCACCCAGGCCCGCTCAGACCGCCACCATCGTGAGGCCCGCGCCAAGGCCCTACGTCGTCCAGTCCGCTCCAGCGGTGCACGCCCTGCACGCCACACCGGTCACCCTGCACGCCACGCCTTTCGCCATCCATGCGGCGCCTATCACCTACGGCACCGCTCACCACGTGACCCCCGTGACTGGGGGTGGCAGCCGGATCGCCATCGCTCGTGCGCCTCTGACTTACACTCTTGGCCGTGCCAAGAGCTAA
- the LOC144124286 gene encoding uncharacterized protein LOC144124286, translating into MFSKVLLCCVLAIAAAQQPPADGPPQPYTFSYDNTDEFGTRISQQETGDENNNKVGSYSYTDANGLTRTVKYTADADGFHVVVETNEPGTKTSNPADAQYISNAADVAPAPAPVAVKPAPVVVKATPVVHAVHAAPVAVHAVHAAPTFTLHAAPVSFATAHHVTPVAFHAPLTYTLGRAKSPLHGSLHGFDAVYTDVAACTRVLNKPVLIIKGVNFSGSQAASSFDHSGKGTNQPVTMYTKILLCCLVAYAAAQQDSLEGPPQPYSFSYDNTDEFGTRISQQETGDENNNKVGSYSYVDPNGVTRTVKYTADADGFHVVVETNEPGTKSSNPADAQYIANPIEVAPAPAAAVVAKPVEVKVAAVKPVVVQAATPVVHAAPFTVNAAPIAYATAQHVTPILAHAPLTYTLGRAKSA; encoded by the exons ATGTTCTCCAAG GTCCTCCTCTGTTGCGTCCTTGCCATCGCTGCCGCCCAGCAGCCACCCGCTGACGGG cCACCACAGCCATACACCTTCAGCTACGACAACACCGATGAGTTCGGAACCCGCATCAGCCAGCAGGAGACCGGTGACGAGAACAACAACAAGGTTGGCTCTTACAGCTACACCGACGCCAACGGCCTGACCCGTACCGTCAAGTACACCGCTGACGCTGACGGCTTCCATGTCGTTGTCGAGACCAACGAGCCAGGAACCAAGACCTCCAACCCAGCCGATGCCCAGTACATCTCCAACGCCGCCGACGTTGCCCCAGCCCCAGCCCCAGTCGCCGTGAAGCCAGCTCCAGTTGTGGTCAAGGCTACCCCAGTGGTGCACGCCGTCCACGCTGCCCCAGTGGCCGTCCATGCCGTGCACGCTGCCCCAACCTTCACCCTGCACGCCGCCCCAGTGTCCTTCGCCACCGCCCACCACGTCACCCCAGTCGCCTTCCACGCTCCCCTCACCTACACCCTCGGCCGTGCCAAGAGCC CTCTTCATGGGTCACTGCACGGGTTTGATGCCGTCTACACCGACGTTGCTGCTTGCACACGCGTCTTGAATAAGCCAGTGCTCATCATCAAGGGCGTTAACTTCAGTGGTTCT CAGGCCGCCAGTTCATTTGACCACTCCGGCAAGGGAACCAACCAGCCAGTCACCATGTACACCAAG ATCCTTCTCTGCTGCCTCGTCGCCTACGCTGCTGCCCAGCAGGACAGCCTGGAGGGC CCACCACAGCCCTACAGCTTCAGCTACGACAACACCGACGAGTTCGGCACCCGCATCAGCCAGCAGGAGACCGGTGACGAGAACAACAACAAGGTCGGTTCCTACAGCTACGTCGACCCCAACGGCGTGACCCGTACCGTCAAGTACACTGCCGACGCCGACGGTTTCCACGTCGTTGTCGAGACCAACGAGCCCGGAACCAAGTCCTCCAACCCAGCCGATGCCCAGTACATCGCCAACCCCATTGAGGTCGCCCCAGCCCCAGCCGCCGCCGTCGTGGCCAAGCCCGTTGAGGTCAAGGTCGCCGCCGTGAAGCCAGTCGTCGTCCAGGCCGCCACCCCAGTTGTGCACGCCGCCCCCTTCACCGTCAACGCCGCCCCCATCGCCTACGCCACCGCCCAGCACGTGACCCCAATCCTCGCCCACGCTCCCCTGACCTACACCCTCGGCCGCGCCAAGAGCGCCTAA